Proteins encoded by one window of Massilia sp. NR 4-1:
- the cheY gene encoding chemotaxis response regulator CheY, with amino-acid sequence MADPKMKFLVVDDFSTMRRIVRNLLKELGYANVDEAEDGVMALAKLRAEQFDFVVSDWNMPNMDGLTMLQNIRADPALAKLPVLMVTAEAKKENIIAAAQAGANGYVVKPFTAATLDEKLNKIFEKLGA; translated from the coding sequence ATGGCTGATCCAAAGATGAAATTTTTAGTTGTTGACGATTTTTCGACGATGCGCCGCATCGTCCGGAATCTGTTAAAAGAACTGGGTTATGCCAATGTGGACGAGGCTGAGGACGGCGTCATGGCGCTGGCCAAGCTGCGCGCCGAGCAGTTCGACTTCGTCGTGTCGGACTGGAATATGCCGAATATGGACGGCCTGACCATGCTGCAAAACATTCGTGCCGATCCCGCGCTGGCCAAGCTGCCGGTGCTGATGGTGACGGCCGAAGCGAAAAAGGAAAACATCATCGCGGCGGCCCAGGCCGGCGCCAACGGCTATGTCGTGAAACCGTTCACGGCCGCCACCCTCGATGAGAAACTCAACAAGATCTTCGAGAAACTCGGAGCTTGA
- the cheD gene encoding chemoreceptor glutamine deamidase CheD, translating to MDKEQFATNVYFDRTFDCEAAKILPGEYYFTSKDMLIVTVLGSCVSACIRDRNTGLGGMNHFMLPDGGSDANSPISASARYGTYAMEILINDLLKAGARRENMEAKVFGGGAVLKGFTAMNVGERNAAFVQTFLRNEKIRIVAEDLNDIYPRKVYFFPRTGKVLVKKLMQTHNDTLAKREIEYASRLKVQPVGGEVELF from the coding sequence ATGGATAAAGAACAATTTGCCACCAATGTCTACTTCGACCGGACCTTCGACTGCGAAGCGGCCAAGATCCTGCCGGGGGAATATTATTTCACCAGCAAGGACATGCTGATCGTGACCGTGCTCGGTTCCTGCGTCTCGGCCTGCATCCGCGACCGCAACACGGGCCTGGGCGGCATGAACCACTTCATGCTGCCGGATGGCGGCTCGGACGCCAACAGCCCGATCTCGGCCTCGGCGCGCTATGGCACGTATGCGATGGAAATCCTGATTAACGACTTGCTCAAAGCCGGTGCGCGGCGCGAGAATATGGAAGCGAAGGTATTTGGCGGCGGCGCGGTGCTGAAAGGCTTCACGGCCATGAATGTGGGCGAACGCAACGCCGCTTTCGTGCAAACCTTCCTGCGCAACGAGAAGATCCGCATCGTGGCCGAGGATCTCAACGATATCTATCCGCGCAAGGTGTACTTCTTCCCGCGCACGGGCAAGGTGCTGGTGAAAAAGCTGATGCAGACCCATAACGACACGCTGGCCAAACGCGAAATCGAATACGCCAGCCGCCTCAAAGTGCAGCCGGTGGGCGGCGAGGTCGAGCTGTTCTGA
- the metG gene encoding methionine--tRNA ligase, producing the protein MTRKLFVTTALPYANAAFHIGHMMEYIQADIWVRFQRMQSEGNGLREVHFVGADDTHGTPIMIAAEKEGITPQEFVAKIAAGRAQYLDGFHIAFDNWYSTDSPENVELSQGIYRKLRDAGLIQTKTVDRFYDPVKGMFLADRNIKGECPKCHAKDQYGDNCEVCGAAYQPTELVNPFSVFTNATPILKPSEQYFFKLSDPRCFEFLRDWLNTPGRLQPEMVNKVSEWLGEAGEKLADWDISRDAPYFGIPIPDAPGKFFYVWLDAPVGYLASLKNYCEKQGMDFNALLNDPATEQIHFIGKDIVSFHLLFWPAMLKFADHPVIEKLKVNVHGHLTVNNEKMSKSRGTGISPLRYLNLGMNPEWLRYYIAFKLNSKVEDLDFTGDDFVARVNSDLIGKFVNIASRCAGFIAKKFDGKLASELSPSAQDWIKRALLSAEGKERQASIAHNFENREFGKALREIMEIADAANQYVDENKPWVLAKDAEKTAELHEVCTTALILFRQLAILLSPVLPGVAANVRKFLKDERMVWADTEVASGAVYKTMLGRTIGAYEHLMTRVDAKMIEDLFDAPAQQAAAAPAAAEAAAAATGIEELAPEIKIDDFAKIDLRVAKIVNCEHVEGSDKLLRLTLDVGEGRHRNVFSGIKAAYKPEDLIGKLTVMVANLAPRKMKFGISEGMVLAASAADEKANPGLYILNPWPGAEPGMRIG; encoded by the coding sequence ATGACCCGCAAGCTGTTCGTCACTACTGCCCTGCCCTACGCAAACGCTGCCTTCCACATCGGCCATATGATGGAATACATCCAGGCCGACATCTGGGTTCGTTTCCAGCGAATGCAGAGCGAAGGCAACGGCCTGCGCGAAGTGCATTTCGTCGGCGCCGACGATACCCACGGCACGCCGATCATGATCGCGGCCGAAAAGGAAGGCATCACGCCCCAGGAATTCGTGGCCAAGATCGCGGCCGGCCGCGCCCAGTACCTGGACGGCTTCCACATCGCCTTCGATAACTGGTATTCCACCGATTCGCCGGAAAACGTCGAGCTGTCCCAGGGCATCTACCGCAAGCTGCGCGACGCCGGCCTGATCCAGACCAAGACCGTCGACCGCTTCTACGATCCGGTCAAAGGCATGTTCCTGGCCGACCGCAATATCAAGGGCGAGTGCCCGAAATGCCACGCCAAGGACCAGTACGGCGATAACTGCGAGGTCTGCGGCGCCGCTTACCAGCCGACCGAGCTGGTGAACCCGTTCTCGGTCTTCACCAATGCCACGCCGATCCTGAAGCCGTCCGAGCAGTACTTCTTCAAGCTGTCCGATCCGCGCTGCTTCGAATTCCTGCGCGACTGGCTGAACACGCCAGGCCGCTTGCAGCCGGAAATGGTCAACAAGGTCAGTGAGTGGCTGGGCGAAGCCGGCGAAAAGCTGGCCGACTGGGATATTTCGCGCGATGCGCCCTACTTCGGCATCCCGATTCCGGACGCGCCGGGCAAGTTCTTCTATGTGTGGCTGGACGCGCCGGTTGGCTATCTGGCCAGCCTGAAGAATTATTGCGAAAAACAGGGCATGGACTTCAACGCCCTGCTGAACGATCCGGCCACCGAACAGATCCACTTCATCGGCAAGGATATCGTCTCCTTCCACCTGCTGTTCTGGCCGGCCATGCTGAAATTCGCCGACCATCCGGTGATCGAGAAGCTGAAAGTCAATGTGCACGGTCACCTGACCGTGAACAATGAAAAAATGTCCAAGTCGCGCGGCACCGGCATTTCGCCGCTGCGCTACCTGAACCTGGGTATGAATCCGGAGTGGCTGCGCTACTACATCGCCTTCAAGCTCAATTCCAAGGTGGAAGACCTGGACTTCACCGGCGACGACTTCGTGGCGCGCGTGAATTCCGACCTGATCGGCAAATTCGTCAACATCGCCAGCCGTTGCGCCGGCTTTATCGCCAAGAAATTCGACGGCAAACTGGCGAGCGAACTGTCGCCGTCGGCCCAGGACTGGATCAAGCGCGCCCTGCTGTCGGCCGAGGGCAAGGAACGCCAGGCCAGCATCGCGCACAACTTCGAGAACCGCGAATTCGGCAAGGCACTGCGCGAAATCATGGAAATCGCCGACGCCGCCAACCAGTACGTGGACGAGAACAAGCCATGGGTGCTGGCCAAAGACGCCGAGAAAACCGCCGAACTGCATGAAGTCTGCACCACGGCCCTGATCCTGTTCCGCCAGCTGGCCATCCTGCTGTCGCCGGTGCTGCCGGGCGTGGCCGCCAATGTGCGCAAATTCCTCAAGGATGAGCGCATGGTGTGGGCCGATACCGAAGTCGCTTCCGGCGCCGTCTACAAGACCATGCTGGGCCGCACCATCGGCGCCTACGAGCATCTGATGACCCGCGTCGACGCCAAGATGATCGAAGATCTGTTCGATGCGCCTGCCCAGCAGGCTGCCGCCGCGCCGGCCGCCGCCGAAGCCGCCGCAGCAGCTACCGGCATCGAAGAGCTGGCGCCGGAAATCAAGATCGACGATTTCGCCAAGATCGACCTGCGCGTGGCCAAGATCGTCAATTGCGAACACGTCGAAGGTTCCGACAAGCTGCTGCGCCTGACCCTGGATGTGGGCGAAGGCCGCCACCGCAATGTCTTCTCCGGCATTAAAGCGGCTTATAAACCGGAAGACCTGATCGGTAAATTGACGGTCATGGTCGCCAATCTGGCGCCGCGCAAAATGAAATTCGGCATTTCCGAAGGCATGGTATTGGCTGCTTCGGCGGCGGATGAAAAGGCCAATCCCGGCCTGTATATCCTGAATCCATGGCCGGGTGCCGAACCAGGCATGCGCATCGGCTAA
- a CDS encoding DUF4399 domain-containing protein produces the protein MRKQQVMVRLAAAAALAMASFGAAAQSVSFIEPVDGATVSSPFKVKFAVSGMEVKPAGEMAANTGHHHLLINGESMKAGESIPFDDNHLHFGKGQTEAEVKLPPGKYKLTMQFANGAHQSYGAGLSKTINVTVK, from the coding sequence ATGCGCAAACAGCAAGTGATGGTTCGCCTGGCGGCAGCCGCAGCCCTGGCCATGGCTTCGTTCGGCGCGGCGGCGCAATCGGTATCGTTTATCGAGCCGGTTGACGGCGCCACGGTGAGCAGCCCGTTCAAGGTCAAGTTCGCCGTCAGCGGCATGGAAGTCAAGCCTGCGGGCGAGATGGCCGCCAACACCGGCCACCACCACCTGCTGATCAATGGCGAAAGCATGAAAGCCGGCGAGTCCATCCCCTTCGACGACAACCACCTGCACTTCGGCAAAGGCCAGACCGAAGCCGAAGTCAAGCTTCCGCCCGGCAAATACAAGCTCACCATGCAGTTCGCCAACGGCGCCCACCAAAGCTACGGCGCCGGCCTCAGCAAGACCATCAACGTCACCGTCAAATAA
- the apbC gene encoding iron-sulfur cluster carrier protein ApbC yields the protein MSITVEDVKAALATVIDPNTGKDFVSSKCVRKLQVEGGTVSLEIELGYPARSQIDGLRASVLAALAPVAGADKISLNIYSKIISHAVQRGLKLLPNVKNIIAVASGKGGVGKSTTAVNLALALAAEGASVGVLDADIYGPSQPMMLGVSGRPGTRDGKTMEPMENHGVQVSSIGFLIDPDEPMVWRGPMVTQALQQLLEQTNWRDLDYLIVDMPPGTGDIQLTLSQKVPVTGAVIVTTPQDIALLDARKGLKMFEKVGIPILGVVENMSTHTCSNCGHTEQIFGEGGGKKMCADFDTEFLGSLPLTMAIREQTDSGKPTVVADPEGKVAAVYKEIARKVAVKVAEKAKDMSSKFPSIVIKND from the coding sequence ATGAGCATCACAGTAGAAGACGTCAAGGCAGCGCTGGCCACAGTTATCGATCCGAACACGGGCAAGGACTTCGTATCCTCCAAATGCGTACGCAAGCTGCAAGTCGAGGGCGGCACGGTCAGCCTGGAAATCGAGCTGGGCTACCCGGCGCGCAGCCAGATCGACGGCCTGCGCGCGAGCGTGCTGGCGGCCCTGGCCCCGGTCGCCGGCGCCGACAAGATCAGCCTGAATATCTACAGCAAGATCATTTCCCATGCCGTGCAGCGCGGCTTGAAGCTGCTGCCGAACGTGAAGAATATCATTGCCGTCGCCTCGGGCAAGGGCGGTGTGGGCAAATCCACCACAGCCGTCAACCTGGCCCTGGCGCTGGCCGCCGAAGGCGCGTCGGTGGGCGTGCTGGATGCCGATATCTACGGTCCTTCGCAGCCGATGATGCTGGGCGTGAGCGGCCGTCCCGGCACGCGCGACGGCAAGACCATGGAGCCGATGGAAAACCACGGCGTGCAAGTGTCCTCGATCGGCTTCCTGATCGATCCGGACGAGCCGATGGTATGGCGCGGCCCGATGGTCACGCAAGCGCTGCAGCAGCTGCTGGAGCAGACCAACTGGCGCGACCTCGATTACCTGATCGTCGACATGCCGCCCGGCACCGGCGATATCCAATTGACCTTGTCGCAGAAAGTGCCGGTGACGGGCGCCGTGATCGTCACCACGCCGCAGGACATCGCCCTGCTGGATGCGCGCAAAGGCCTGAAAATGTTCGAGAAAGTCGGCATTCCGATCCTCGGCGTGGTGGAGAATATGAGCACCCACACTTGCTCCAACTGCGGCCACACCGAGCAGATCTTCGGCGAAGGCGGCGGCAAGAAGATGTGTGCCGACTTCGACACCGAATTCCTCGGCTCCCTGCCGCTGACCATGGCCATCCGCGAGCAGACCGATTCGGGCAAGCCGACCGTGGTCGCCGATCCGGAAGGCAAGGTCGCTGCCGTGTACAAGGAAATCGCGCGCAAGGTCGCGGTGAAAGTGGCTGAAAAAGCCAAGGATATGAGCAGCAAGTTCCCCAGCATAGTAATCAAAAACGACTAA
- a CDS encoding DMT family transporter — protein MNARLNFSTVFLLIVPPLLWAGNVVIGRLVNSLVPPITLNFLRWAIAFLILLPLAGPIFRRGSSLWLHWRRFALLGLLGVGLYNALQYLALQSSTPINVTLVAAGMPVWMMLTGWLFFGVAVARRQIVGAILSIGGVLLVLARGELAHLLELRLVAGDIFMIFATIAWSIYSWLLTRSQEPADIRANWASFLLAQVGFGVVWSGLFAAGEWAYTDAVIHWNTTLFAALAYVSIGPAIIAFRCWGTGVQRAGPAVAAFFSNLTPLFAAVLSSAVLGETPHLYHAIAFLLIVGGIFVSSRRAA, from the coding sequence ATGAATGCAAGACTTAATTTTTCGACAGTATTCCTGCTGATCGTGCCACCCCTGCTTTGGGCCGGCAACGTCGTCATCGGCCGCCTGGTGAATAGCCTAGTGCCGCCGATCACCTTGAATTTCCTGCGCTGGGCGATTGCTTTCCTGATTTTGCTGCCCCTGGCCGGCCCGATATTCCGCCGCGGCAGTTCCTTATGGCTGCACTGGCGCCGTTTTGCCTTGCTCGGTTTATTGGGCGTCGGTTTATATAATGCCCTGCAATATCTGGCGCTGCAAAGCTCGACCCCGATCAATGTGACGCTGGTGGCAGCCGGCATGCCGGTCTGGATGATGTTGACCGGCTGGCTGTTTTTCGGCGTGGCGGTCGCGCGCCGCCAGATTGTCGGGGCGATATTATCGATAGGCGGGGTATTGCTGGTGCTGGCGCGAGGGGAATTGGCGCATTTGCTCGAATTAAGGCTGGTGGCGGGCGATATATTCATGATTTTCGCCACCATCGCCTGGTCGATTTACAGCTGGCTATTAACCCGTTCGCAAGAACCGGCCGATATTCGCGCCAATTGGGCCAGTTTCCTGCTCGCGCAAGTGGGATTCGGCGTAGTCTGGTCGGGCTTATTCGCGGCGGGTGAATGGGCCTATACCGACGCGGTTATCCATTGGAATACCACCTTGTTTGCCGCGCTGGCCTATGTGTCGATTGGCCCGGCGATTATCGCTTTCCGCTGCTGGGGCACCGGCGTGCAGCGCGCCGGTCCGGCGGTAGCCGCGTTCTTCAGCAATCTGACGCCGCTGTTTGCCGCCGTCCTGTCCTCGGCCGTGCTGGGCGAGACGCCGCACCTCTATCATGCCATCGCCTTCCTGCTGATCGTCGGCGGCATCTTCGTTTCCTCGCGCCGCGCTGCTTAG
- a CDS encoding ScpA family protein — MLPKDAVQDAAASDAADTEAPGGVETGGGNAADAASTDAAYARLYGEPLLRLPNDLYIPPDALEIFLEAFEGPLDLLLYLIRKQNFNILDIPMAQVTLQYLKYVEQIRLSNLELAAEYLLMAAMLIEIKSRMLLPQRQHDIELEAEDPRAELVRRLLEYEQIKLAAYDLNSIPQLDRDFQRAEIFIEQSLIPVWPEVNADDLQAAWKDLLKRAKLKQHHKITREELSVREHMTGILRRLQSSRFVEFADLFDVAGGVPVVVVNFVALLELAKETLIEITQAEPFAPIYVRLAYSPA; from the coding sequence ATGTTGCCAAAAGACGCGGTGCAGGATGCGGCAGCGAGCGACGCTGCCGACACCGAAGCACCGGGCGGCGTGGAAACGGGCGGCGGCAATGCCGCCGACGCCGCCAGCACCGACGCAGCTTATGCCCGCCTCTACGGCGAGCCGCTGCTGCGCCTGCCGAACGATCTCTACATCCCGCCCGACGCCCTGGAAATATTCCTGGAAGCGTTTGAAGGCCCGCTCGACCTGCTGCTCTACCTGATCCGCAAGCAGAACTTCAATATCCTCGACATTCCGATGGCGCAGGTCACCCTGCAGTATCTGAAATACGTCGAGCAGATCCGTCTGTCGAATCTGGAATTGGCGGCCGAATATCTGCTGATGGCAGCCATGCTGATCGAGATCAAGTCGCGCATGCTGCTGCCGCAGCGCCAGCACGATATCGAGCTGGAAGCGGAAGACCCGCGCGCGGAACTGGTGCGGCGCCTGCTGGAATACGAGCAGATCAAGCTGGCCGCCTACGACCTGAACAGCATTCCCCAGCTTGACCGCGATTTCCAGCGCGCCGAAATTTTCATCGAGCAAAGCCTGATCCCGGTCTGGCCCGAGGTCAATGCCGACGATCTGCAGGCGGCCTGGAAAGACTTGCTGAAAAGGGCCAAGCTCAAGCAGCACCACAAGATCACGCGCGAGGAACTGTCCGTGCGCGAACATATGACGGGCATTCTGCGCCGGCTGCAATCGAGCCGCTTTGTCGAATTTGCCGACCTGTTCGACGTGGCGGGGGGCGTGCCCGTGGTGGTGGTCAACTTTGTTGCCCTGCTCGAACTGGCCAAGGAAACCCTGATTGAAATTACACAGGCCGAACCGTTCGCGCCGATTTATGTGCGCCTGGCGTATTCGCCTGCCTAA
- a CDS encoding chemotaxis response regulator protein-glutamate methylesterase, which translates to MKTKVLIVDDSALIRSVMTEIINSQPDMEVVGVAPDPLVARELIKQTNPDVLTLDVEMPKMDGLDFLEKLMRLRPMPVVMVSSLTERGSEITMRALELGAVDFVTKPKISIQTGMREYTDLIADKIRAASKARIRARTLAQPGAEGAAPLPQLRNPLMSSEKLIIVGASTGGTEAIREFLMQMPSDCPGILITQHMPEGFTRSFAKRLDSLCKISVLESAGNERVLPGHAYIAPGHSHLLLTRSGANYMTKLDQSEPVNRHRPSVDVLFRSAAQNAGKNAVGVILTGMGKDGAAGMLEMKTAGAYNFAQDEASCVVFGMPREAIAVGATHEVGALQALPGMVLGYLAQHGKRALRV; encoded by the coding sequence ATGAAGACCAAAGTCCTGATCGTGGACGACTCGGCGCTGATCCGCAGCGTCATGACCGAGATTATCAATAGCCAGCCCGATATGGAGGTGGTGGGCGTGGCCCCCGATCCGCTGGTGGCGCGCGAGCTGATCAAGCAGACCAATCCCGACGTGCTGACCCTGGACGTCGAGATGCCGAAGATGGATGGCCTGGACTTTCTGGAAAAGCTGATGCGCCTGCGGCCGATGCCGGTGGTGATGGTGTCCTCGCTGACCGAGCGCGGTTCCGAGATCACCATGCGCGCGCTGGAGCTGGGCGCGGTCGATTTCGTGACCAAGCCGAAAATCTCGATCCAGACCGGCATGCGCGAATACACCGACCTGATCGCCGACAAGATCCGCGCCGCCTCGAAGGCGCGCATCCGCGCCCGCACCCTGGCGCAGCCCGGCGCCGAGGGCGCGGCGCCGCTGCCGCAGCTGCGCAACCCGCTGATGTCGTCGGAAAAACTGATCATCGTCGGCGCCTCCACCGGCGGCACCGAAGCGATCCGCGAATTCCTGATGCAGATGCCGTCCGATTGCCCGGGCATCCTGATCACCCAGCATATGCCGGAAGGCTTCACGCGCTCCTTCGCCAAGCGCCTCGATTCGCTGTGCAAGATTTCTGTGCTGGAATCGGCCGGCAACGAGCGGGTGCTGCCGGGCCATGCCTATATCGCGCCGGGCCACTCGCACCTGCTGCTGACGCGTTCCGGCGCCAACTATATGACCAAGCTCGACCAGAGCGAGCCGGTCAACCGCCACCGTCCCTCGGTCGACGTGCTGTTCCGTTCGGCCGCCCAGAACGCGGGCAAGAACGCGGTCGGCGTGATTTTGACCGGCATGGGCAAGGATGGCGCCGCAGGCATGTTGGAGATGAAGACGGCGGGGGCGTATAATTTTGCACAGGATGAAGCCAGCTGCGTCGTGTTCGGCATGCCGCGCGAAGCGATTGCGGTCGGCGCCACGCACGAGGTCGGTGCCCTGCAAGCGCTGCCGGGCATGGTGCTGGGCTATCTGGCGCAGCACGGTAAGCGCGCTTTGCGCGTTTGA
- a CDS encoding DUF3460 family protein encodes MKLSKQHSMYESDHSLFIKALKEKNPAIEEGQREGRSILWDKAPTPLDEQARQRESAIKQQAYVYQNKL; translated from the coding sequence ATGAAACTCTCCAAACAACATAGCATGTACGAGTCGGACCACTCGCTGTTCATCAAGGCGCTGAAGGAAAAGAACCCGGCCATCGAAGAAGGCCAGCGTGAAGGCCGTTCCATCCTGTGGGACAAGGCCCCGACTCCGCTCGACGAGCAAGCCCGTCAGCGCGAATCGGCGATCAAACAGCAAGCTTACGTGTACCAGAACAAGCTGTAA
- a CDS encoding GNAT family N-acetyltransferase — MNIVVREAGSDDAQLLADLTRAAWAGKVNVTSSGHRETAVFVAQHLRDGGGFILLVDEKPIGSVRWLPLDAEPDVWEILRMGVLPEYRGSNLSQHLLEAVIHHSLAIGVEELRLAVRSDQPKLIDFYSAFEFELAEELEYSHANPLEPSPLVMRRTLRS; from the coding sequence ATGAATATAGTGGTGCGCGAAGCTGGTAGCGACGATGCCCAATTACTTGCCGACCTCACGCGCGCCGCGTGGGCCGGCAAGGTTAATGTCACTTCCAGCGGCCACCGTGAAACCGCCGTCTTCGTCGCCCAGCATTTGCGCGACGGCGGCGGTTTTATTTTGCTGGTCGATGAAAAGCCGATCGGCTCGGTGCGCTGGCTGCCGCTGGATGCGGAACCCGATGTCTGGGAAATCCTGCGCATGGGCGTATTGCCGGAATATCGCGGCAGTAATTTATCCCAGCATTTATTGGAAGCGGTGATTCATCATAGCCTGGCAATTGGCGTAGAAGAATTGCGGCTTGCCGTGCGCAGCGATCAGCCTAAATTGATCGACTTCTATTCCGCCTTTGAATTCGAGTTGGCGGAAGAATTGGAATATTCCCACGCCAATCCGCTGGAGCCATCGCCGCTGGTCATGCGGCGCACCTTGCGCTCCTGA
- the panC gene encoding pantoate--beta-alanine ligase → MKIISSIEELRDQLSGQLRTAFVPTMGNLHEGHLSLMRLARKHGDPVVASIFVNRLQFGPNEDFEKYPRTFQADVEKLEKEGVYVLFAPTEKDMYPEPQEYRVRPPDDLGNTLEGEFRPGFFTGVTTVVLKLLSCVQPRVAVFGKKDYQQLMIVRNMCRQFALPTNIIAAETWRADDGLALSSRNMYLSAAERAEAPALYQSLNFVAEEMRAGHLDIFQLEHKAMDELAKRGWQPDYISIRKRNDLQPPTAGDLAQGTPLVVLAAAKLGTTRLIDNLEI, encoded by the coding sequence ATGAAAATCATCTCCTCCATCGAAGAACTGCGCGACCAGCTCAGCGGCCAACTGCGTACCGCCTTCGTCCCCACCATGGGCAATCTGCACGAAGGCCACCTGTCGCTGATGCGTCTGGCACGCAAGCATGGCGACCCGGTGGTCGCCTCCATCTTCGTCAACCGCCTGCAGTTCGGACCGAACGAAGACTTCGAGAAATATCCGCGCACCTTCCAGGCCGATGTGGAAAAACTGGAGAAGGAAGGCGTCTACGTGCTGTTCGCGCCGACCGAAAAAGATATGTACCCGGAACCGCAGGAATACCGCGTGCGCCCGCCGGACGACCTCGGCAACACCCTGGAAGGCGAATTCCGCCCCGGCTTCTTCACCGGCGTCACGACCGTGGTGCTGAAGCTGCTGTCCTGCGTGCAACCGCGCGTGGCCGTGTTCGGCAAGAAGGATTACCAGCAGCTCATGATCGTGCGCAATATGTGCCGCCAGTTCGCGCTGCCGACCAATATCATCGCCGCCGAAACCTGGCGCGCCGACGACGGCCTGGCCCTGTCCTCGCGCAATATGTACCTGTCGGCCGCCGAACGCGCCGAAGCCCCGGCCCTGTACCAAAGCCTGAACTTCGTCGCCGAGGAAATGCGCGCCGGCCACCTCGACATCTTCCAGCTCGAGCACAAGGCCATGGACGAGTTGGCCAAGCGCGGCTGGCAGCCCGACTACATCTCCATCCGCAAGCGCAACGACCTGCAGCCGCCGACCGCCGGCGACCTGGCCCAGGGCACGCCGCTGGTCGTGCTCGCCGCTGCCAAGCTCGGCACCACCCGCCTCATCGACAACCTCGAAATCTAA
- a CDS encoding EAL and HDOD domain-containing protein → MHQTHFLVREPLLDPKQRVVGYELSWQHDAAVPPTQAELEDLVGFVAAQVCHPDQGWLLRDKTLFLAAVPAMLSTDALHNLPPEHTVLSLKTSELANADTMAAVQALRAGGVGILLREADLARVGSRLGTVCSYVEVRFSGADVGAQARTYAALKQSTVRMVGRPVTTWADFDACAALGLDAFVGKLHLTPRPGTDGKGMNPAQTVILQLMQMVNANADVVQLENVLKRDAALSYKLLRYINSAGFGAGREIQSLKQAITLLGYQPLYRWLTLLLATASTSGYSPVLLETAVVRGRLAELLGVGAVGKAEAENIFVAGMFSLLDRLLGIPMKEVLDAIQLSDEVTRALLTRGGKYGPYLALAEACELNSNLVSSLAASLHISPADVNKAHLSALAWTQALTSA, encoded by the coding sequence ATGCACCAGACCCATTTCCTCGTCCGGGAGCCGCTGCTCGATCCGAAGCAGCGCGTGGTCGGTTATGAACTGAGCTGGCAGCATGACGCCGCCGTGCCGCCCACCCAGGCCGAACTGGAAGACCTAGTGGGCTTCGTGGCTGCCCAGGTCTGCCATCCCGACCAGGGCTGGCTGTTGCGCGACAAAACCCTTTTCCTCGCGGCCGTGCCGGCCATGCTCTCCACCGACGCCCTGCACAATCTGCCGCCGGAGCACACCGTGCTCTCGCTCAAGACCTCGGAACTGGCGAATGCCGACACCATGGCCGCCGTGCAGGCGCTGCGTGCCGGCGGCGTCGGCATCCTGCTGCGCGAAGCCGACCTGGCGCGCGTCGGCAGCCGCCTCGGCACCGTGTGTTCGTATGTGGAAGTGCGCTTTTCCGGCGCCGATGTGGGCGCGCAGGCGCGCACCTATGCCGCGCTCAAGCAATCGACGGTGAGGATGGTGGGGCGGCCGGTGACCACCTGGGCCGATTTCGACGCCTGCGCCGCCCTCGGGCTGGACGCCTTCGTCGGCAAGCTGCACCTGACGCCGCGCCCTGGCACCGATGGCAAGGGCATGAATCCGGCGCAGACCGTGATCTTGCAGCTGATGCAGATGGTGAACGCCAATGCCGATGTGGTCCAGCTGGAAAACGTGCTCAAGCGCGACGCCGCGCTGTCCTATAAACTGCTGCGCTACATTAACTCGGCCGGCTTTGGTGCCGGGCGCGAAATCCAGTCGCTGAAACAGGCCATCACCTTGCTTGGCTATCAGCCCCTGTACCGCTGGCTGACCCTGCTGCTGGCCACCGCCAGCACCAGCGGCTACTCGCCGGTCCTGCTGGAAACGGCCGTGGTGCGCGGCCGCCTGGCCGAACTGCTCGGTGTCGGCGCCGTCGGCAAGGCCGAAGCCGAAAACATCTTCGTCGCCGGCATGTTCTCCCTGCTCGACAGGCTGCTCGGCATTCCCATGAAAGAGGTGCTCGACGCCATCCAGCTCTCCGACGAAGTGACGCGCGCCTTGCTGACGCGCGGCGGCAAATACGGTCCCTATCTGGCGCTGGCCGAAGCCTGCGAGCTGAATTCAAACCTGGTGTCGAGCCTGGCGGCCAGCCTGCACATCAGTCCGGCGGACGTCAACAAAGCCCACCTCTCCGCGCTCGCCTGGACCCAAGCCTTGACCAGCGCCTGA